A single Vigna radiata var. radiata cultivar VC1973A chromosome 8, Vradiata_ver6, whole genome shotgun sequence DNA region contains:
- the LOC106772332 gene encoding uclacyanin-3 codes for MHFPILFLLLLPSLFKLSHSATILVDGSSEWKNPTVSIGDSIIFKHKQHFNLYIFKNEKAYNLCNITQATLLTNPYTWHPSRPGFFYFTFHNGSLKACKDSEKLAIQVASSAMVPEPSPVATPAPSSGGEVPSSPSFPWPFRPHQAASSPGPAPQAQAGSPVTVPLVPDKGGMPFINSNPAVPLPTGEVDSATIRPIPTSGHQGQVMIGSFGVGIAMHILVLLLL; via the exons ATGCACTTCCCCattctctttctccttctcctACCTTCCCTCTTCAAGCTTTCACATTCAGCCACAATTCTCGTAGACGGATCTTCAGAGTGGAAGAACCCCACAGTTTCCATCGGTGATTCCATCA TTTTCAAgcacaaacaacatttcaaccTCTACATTTTCAAGAACGAGAAAGCCTACAATCTCTGCAATATCACCCAAGCCACTCTTCTCACCAACCCCTACACG TGGCATCCATCACGACCCGGTTTCTTCTATTTTACCTTCCACAATGGGTCACTCAAGGCATGCAAAGATTCTGAAAAGCTAGCCATACAAGTTGCTTCTTCAGCAATGGTTCCAGAACCTTCTCCAGTGGCAACACCAGCTCCTTCTTCTGGTGGAGAGGTACCATCTTCCCCTTCATTTCCGTGGCCTTTTCGTCCACACCAAGCTGCTTCTTCACCTGGTCCAGCACCACAAGCACAAGCAGGTTCACCGGTGACAGTTCCGTTAGTGCCAGATAAAGGTGGCATGCCCTTCATTAACAGCAATCCTGCGGTTCCTCTGCCTACCGGTGAAGTTGATTCTGCCACCATACGCCCCATACCCACCTCTGGCCATCAAGGACAG